Below is a window of Vibrio sp. SS-MA-C1-2 DNA.
TATCCATATCAATACGGTAATAATGGCGTTCATTCCAAGGCGTATTACTCACCTCTGCCAACAAGGTCACCAACTGATCTTGTCTGTTATAACAATAATAGAGATTGATTGGACTAAAATAGATCCCAAAGCAGCGAACTTGACCGACAAATAGTACCCGACCTTGATTCGATTGATGATTTAGCACTATAGAGTGGCTCGTTGCAGGAATTTCTCTAACTTTATTCCAAACCCGTTGTTTTAGACTCAATTCCGTGTTTTTTATCTGGTTATCGACAACATAGTCAGATGAATTAAACCATAACGGATTAATTAATCGGTGAAAATAGCTCAATTGATTAGAGAACGAAAGCCAACTAAACCTCTCTCCCTGATTTTTTTTGTAGTGATCTATCTCATCAAGATCGAGCGCTAGAAAAAACATCGAATATTCAAAGCGGTGTAATTTGGGTAAAAATCGTCGATGGCGAACTTTCCCTCGATAGAGACAAGAGTTCCTCCATAACTCATCAGATAAAGTCACTGTCCTTTTAGCTCGACTATCGAGCTGCTGAGTTAACCCTGCTCGACGATTCATGGTTATAAACTCGTATCTGAAAGAGTAAGACCAAAACGCCGACAAATATCTAATGCACTTTTCACCCCGTCTTCATGAAAACCGTTATACCAGTACGCTCCTGCAAAATGGGTGTGATTATGACCACATATCTCCTCTCTGCGTTGTTGGGCTGAAATGGTATTTTGATTAAAAACAGGGTGATCATAAAGATAACGACCGAGGACTTTATCTGGATCAATTCGATGACCATTATTTAAACTGACACAAAAAGTGGTATGGTCGGTCGTCAATCCTTGCAAAATATTCATATTATAAGTGACATAAGTTGGACGACGATTATCAGAAGTATCTAATGAATAATTCCAAGCTGCCCATGCTAATTTCGCTTCAGGTAACAGTGATTCATCGGTATGGAGCACCACCTCATTCTCTTGATAAGTAAGCATCGAGAGGATCTCATCCTCTAGCTCGCTCTTATCTACTAACATTTTCCGACTTTGATTACTGTGTGACGCTAAAATGACCTCATCAAACATTTGCGCTTCATTATCATTGCCATTGATGGTTAATTTGACTTGTCCATTGACTCGCTCAACTTTTGTTACCGCCGAATTTAACTGAACAATAGATTCGATATCTTTCAATAAAAGAGGTATATAGGTTTTAGACCCACCAGGAATCACCGACCATTGTGGACGATTAGTAATATCCAATAAACCATGATTATAAAAAAACTGAATGAAGAATTTGAGAGGAAAAGCACGCATATCATCCAAACTTGCAGACCAGATAGCGGCACCCATCGGTAAAATATAATGCTCAGCAAAATATTGGTTATAATTATGGTTTTCTAGAA
It encodes the following:
- a CDS encoding NAD(P)/FAD-dependent oxidoreductase, with protein sequence MKKIAIVGSGISGLVCAHLLSKQHAVTLFEANDYIGGHTATKTVHAEGRDWNIDTGFIVFNDRTYPNFNRLLEKIGLVGQETEMSFSVKNIHTGLEYNGNNLNSLFAQRSNLLNPQFLFLIRSILRFNHQCKLLYNSGEVSQLTNITLGDFLENHNYNQYFAEHYILPMGAAIWSASLDDMRAFPLKFFIQFFYNHGLLDITNRPQWSVIPGGSKTYIPLLLKDIESIVQLNSAVTKVERVNGQVKLTINGNDNEAQMFDEVILASHSNQSRKMLVDKSELEDEILSMLTYQENEVVLHTDESLLPEAKLAWAAWNYSLDTSDNRRPTYVTYNMNILQGLTTDHTTFCVSLNNGHRIDPDKVLGRYLYDHPVFNQNTISAQQRREEICGHNHTHFAGAYWYNGFHEDGVKSALDICRRFGLTLSDTSL
- a CDS encoding DUF1365 domain-containing protein, with product MNRRAGLTQQLDSRAKRTVTLSDELWRNSCLYRGKVRHRRFLPKLHRFEYSMFFLALDLDEIDHYKKNQGERFSWLSFSNQLSYFHRLINPLWFNSSDYVVDNQIKNTELSLKQRVWNKVREIPATSHSIVLNHQSNQGRVLFVGQVRCFGIYFSPINLYYCYNRQDQLVTLLAEVSNTPWNERHYYRIDMDSEQIVDKAFHVSPFMELSMRYHWKIKSPDEHFFLHLENHDIDPKLNGFGDKKESVKRFDATLLMKREPLMTKNIQQQVIQIPLMTVKIVIGIYWQALKIFLKKIPFVSHPER